From the genome of Streptomyces ficellus:
AGTACCGGGCCGTCCGCACCCTGGCGCGCCTGCTCCCCGAAGACGCCCGCTGACCCCCGTCCACTTCAACTCACCGTCGGTGACGCCTCGATGACGCGCTGGTCCGATCATCTTTCGTGCGTAACCCAAGTGCCGAGCCGCTCGTTGTGCGGGATGCAGGCTCCCTGTGGTCACACCCTGACCCCGTCCACTCACTCGATCGTGTGGATGTGCTCAAGGTGTGCAACCTTCCGGACCCCCCGGGGAGTCGACCGTCATGACGAGAGGAGGTGCCGCCAGTGATCGCGAACGTATCGGCGCACCGGCGGGCGAACGCCTTCGCCCAGGCCCTGGAAGAGCAGGCGGCCGAGCAGCCCGAGGCCTCGGTCGAACCGACCGAGCAGGGTCGGCTGTTGGCCCTGGCGAACGGTCTCGGCGAGCTGCCGAGACCGGAGTTGGCCCCCGAGGTGAAGGTGGTGCAGCGGGCGCAGCTCGTCGCCGCCATGGAGGCACTGTTCGCCGAGGGCGCGGCCGGCGAGGGTGGCGCGTCCACGGGCCCTACGGTGCCGGAGCAGCGGGCGGCGAGCGGGCGGGGCGCCCACCGGGCCACCGGGCTCCGGAAGTTGCGGCCCCGCTCACGCTGGTCGAAGGGGCTCGCCGCCGGCGGGCTCACGGTCGGGGTGGCGGCGGGCGCGTTCAGCGGAGTGGCCGCTGCCAGTTCCGACGCCCTCCCCGGTGACTCGCTCTACGGACTCAAACGCGGCATGGAGGACCTCAAGCTGGGTCTGGCGGACGACGACGCCGACCGGGGCGAGATCTACCTCAACCAGGCGTCCACCCGGCTCAGCGAGGCCCGCCGCCTCATCGAGCGGGACCGGTCCGGCGCGCTGGACCACGAGTCCCTGGGCGAGATCCGGCGAGCGCTCAACGGCATGAAGCACGACGCCGCCGAGGGCCACCGGCTGCTCCTCCTGGCCTACGAGCGGGACGGCACCATCGCCCCGATGGCCACGCTCAACTCGTTCGCCCGCAGCCACCGCGAGGCGTGGAACGGCCTGCGCGACCGGCTGCCCGTCCAGCTGACCGACGTGCGGGACGAGGTGACCGACGTCTTCGACGCCATAGACGAAGAGGTCGGACCGCTGCGGTCCCAGCTGCCGCAGACCCCGGAGCGCAGCGACGGCAGGAGCTCCGGCCGCCCGGGCGCCACCGAGGACTCCTCCGGCACCCGGCCGTCCCACCAGGCCCCCTCCGCCCCGGAGAGCCGCCCCTCCGGCAGCAGCAGCAAACCCGGCCCCTCCAGCCCGGGCGCCAGCGCGACGAAGGACGACGGCCTGCTCGGCGGCAACACGGGCGGCCTGCTCGAACCGGACCCGACGACACCCCTGCCGTCCACGGGCAACTCCGGCGGCCCCACCCCGCCGCCCGCCCCGGACGTCACCATCCCGCCGATCCTGCCCGGCATCCTCCCGGGCCTGGGCATCGACGAGGAAGACGCCCGGTAGCAGCAAGGGTGACGAAAGGGTGGGTGCCCTCCCCCAGGAGGGCACCCACCCCTCGGTATGCCGCGTCAGAAGAAAACCGACCGCCGCTGCACCAGAAGCTTGGCCCCTCTTATCTGCTGCCCTCGCACCGCTCGGCCCTGGGGGCCTCACGGGCATCGGACAGCCACGCCGGACTCCGTCCGGCGGCACCCGGCCCGTCGGCGGGTACCTCCATGCCGCGTCAGAAGAAGACCGACCGCCGCTGCACCAGAAGCTTGTAGAGCGTGTGCTGGATCTGCTCCCGGACCTGGTCCGTCAGGTTGAACATCAGCATCGGGTCCTCCGCCGCCTCCGGCGGGAAGCCGTCCGTCGGGATCGGCTCACCGAACTGGATGGTCCACTTCGTCGGCAGCGGCAGCGCCCCCAGCGGGCCCAGCCAGGGGAACGTCGGCGTGACCGGGAAGTACGGAATGCCCAGCACCCGGGCCAGCGTCTTGAGGTTCCCGATCATGGGGTAGATCTCCTCCGCCCCCACGATCGAGCACGGCACGATCGGCGCACCCGCCCGCAGCGCGGTCGACACGAACCCGCCCCGGCCGAACCGCTGGAGCTTGTAGCGCTCGCCGAAGGGCTTGCCGATGCCCTTGAAGCCCTCCGGCATCACCCCGACGACCTCGCCCCGCTGGAGCAGCCGCTCCGCGTCCTCCGCGCACGCCAGCGTGTGCCCCGCCTTCCGGGCCAGCTCGTTGACGACCGGCAGCATGAACACGAGGTCGGCGGCGAGCAGCCGCAGGTGCCGCCCGGCCGGATGGTTGTCGTGCACGGCGACCTGCATCATCAGCCCGTCCAGCGGCAGCACCCCGGAGTGGTTCGCCACCACCAGCGCCCCGCCCTCGGACGGGATGTTCTCGATGCCCTTCACCTCGACGCGGAAGTAGCCCTCATAGAGCGGCCGGAGCAGCGACATCAGGACCTGGTCGGTGAGCTCCGCGTCGTAGCCGAACTCGTCGACCTCGTACTCGCCGGTGATCCGCCGCCGCAGGAACGCCAGCCCGCCCGCGAGCCGCCGCTCCCACTGTCCGGCGCCACTCGCGTCTCCGCCCGGCACCCCCGCCCCGCCGCCCCTCGCGTCTTCCACGCCGCCCGTACCGTCCGTGCCGGGCCCGGCCCCGTCCGGCGCCTCACCGGGCGGCTGGGGACCCGGCAGCGGGCTCACCGCGCCCTCGCCGTTCCGTCGCCGTGCGCCGCCGCCCAGCAGGGCACGCCGGCGCCCCGGCCTGGGGCCCGCCGCACCCGAGCGTGACCGGTCGTCGTCGAACGGAATGACCTTGGCGTCCGCCATCGTTGAATCGCGCTCCCTCTATCCCGCGCCGTGAGTCGTCTTCGCACCACCGCGGCCCGCCAGCGGCAGCCGCGACGCGGCGATCCGGTCGACCGCACCCGCGAGCACCTGCGGCGGCAGCAGGCCGGGGCCACGGCTGCGCGCGAAATCCGCGAAGGTCTCCACGGTCGTGTACTTCGGCTCGAACCCGAGCGTCTCGCGCATCTGCGCCGTACGGACCACCCGACCGTGCATCAGCAACCGGATCTGCTCCGGTGAGAAGTCGGTCACACCGGCCGTCCGCAAGGCCGTACCGACCCAGGTGATCGCCGGCAGCAGCACCGGCACCGTCGGCCGGCCCAGCCGCCTC
Proteins encoded in this window:
- a CDS encoding DUF5667 domain-containing protein is translated as MIANVSAHRRANAFAQALEEQAAEQPEASVEPTEQGRLLALANGLGELPRPELAPEVKVVQRAQLVAAMEALFAEGAAGEGGASTGPTVPEQRAASGRGAHRATGLRKLRPRSRWSKGLAAGGLTVGVAAGAFSGVAAASSDALPGDSLYGLKRGMEDLKLGLADDDADRGEIYLNQASTRLSEARRLIERDRSGALDHESLGEIRRALNGMKHDAAEGHRLLLLAYERDGTIAPMATLNSFARSHREAWNGLRDRLPVQLTDVRDEVTDVFDAIDEEVGPLRSQLPQTPERSDGRSSGRPGATEDSSGTRPSHQAPSAPESRPSGSSSKPGPSSPGASATKDDGLLGGNTGGLLEPDPTTPLPSTGNSGGPTPPPAPDVTIPPILPGILPGLGIDEEDAR
- a CDS encoding lysophospholipid acyltransferase family protein; the encoded protein is MADAKVIPFDDDRSRSGAAGPRPGRRRALLGGGARRRNGEGAVSPLPGPQPPGEAPDGAGPGTDGTGGVEDARGGGAGVPGGDASGAGQWERRLAGGLAFLRRRITGEYEVDEFGYDAELTDQVLMSLLRPLYEGYFRVEVKGIENIPSEGGALVVANHSGVLPLDGLMMQVAVHDNHPAGRHLRLLAADLVFMLPVVNELARKAGHTLACAEDAERLLQRGEVVGVMPEGFKGIGKPFGERYKLQRFGRGGFVSTALRAGAPIVPCSIVGAEEIYPMIGNLKTLARVLGIPYFPVTPTFPWLGPLGALPLPTKWTIQFGEPIPTDGFPPEAAEDPMLMFNLTDQVREQIQHTLYKLLVQRRSVFF